A window from Roseburia sp. 499 encodes these proteins:
- a CDS encoding sugar ABC transporter permease produces MKRKKIKNTIKLTALHITFIMICLVCLVPILYALSLSFSGSSSALSSDFHLIPQDFTWKNYQAVFTEKPFLMWLKNSVILSIGTMILAMGFAVSAAYAVSRYRFKGRRGLMMTLLMLNAFPQILSMFAIFRLFKTMNLLNSRIGLILVYAGSMCIFAIWNMKGYFDTIPEEIEEAAKIDGAGDFRIMAKIVLPLARPAIIVTAVMVLIFVWNEYLFATTFMLNESSYTLAGGLYQLQASDYSRSWPLFTAAAVMVSVPILVIFFCIQKYMVSGLTAGGVKG; encoded by the coding sequence ATGAAGCGCAAAAAAATAAAAAATACCATAAAATTAACGGCGTTGCATATTACGTTTATTATGATTTGTCTGGTGTGCCTGGTACCGATTCTGTACGCGCTTTCTCTGTCCTTCAGCGGAAGCAGCAGCGCATTATCTTCGGATTTTCATTTGATACCTCAGGATTTTACCTGGAAAAACTATCAGGCAGTTTTTACGGAAAAACCATTTTTAATGTGGTTAAAAAATTCCGTGATTTTAAGTATAGGAACGATGATTCTTGCTATGGGATTTGCGGTTAGCGCAGCTTACGCTGTTTCCAGATATCGTTTTAAAGGACGTCGTGGATTGATGATGACGTTGCTGATGCTGAACGCATTCCCACAGATATTGAGTATGTTCGCTATATTCCGCTTGTTTAAGACCATGAATCTGCTGAATTCCAGAATTGGGTTGATTCTGGTGTATGCAGGTTCCATGTGTATCTTTGCTATCTGGAATATGAAAGGCTATTTTGATACGATTCCGGAGGAGATTGAAGAAGCAGCTAAGATTGATGGTGCCGGAGATTTTCGGATTATGGCGAAAATTGTACTTCCGCTGGCGAGACCGGCAATTATTGTAACCGCAGTCATGGTACTTATTTTTGTATGGAATGAATATTTATTTGCCACTACCTTTATGTTGAATGAGTCCAGTTACACATTGGCGGGTGGATTATATCAGTTACAGGCAAGCGATTATAGCAGAAGCTGGCCGTTATTTACTGCGGCAGCGGTAATGGTCTCAGTACCTATTCTGGTTATTTTTTTCTGCATACAAAAATATATGGTCTCAGGGCTTACTGCAGGCGGTGTAAAAGGCTAA
- a CDS encoding PD-(D/E)XK nuclease family transposase, with the protein MTQNLSSLKSITKHLPKILGEPRLRNEVIMEIKKNPTVYSKFLTLSEQFQEEMLAFCMGNRGVKISYDPFFKKIFDPETYPSRLSNLLTCIIGEKITVKRALPREHDRLSEAGSLLIMDILVELSDGTMTNVEIQKNGYAFPGQRGACYSSDLLLRQYDKVKEQRGTDFTYRDLKPVYCIVLLENSSWEFHQHPQHYIHRSEQSFDTGLQLEHLQKFIYIPLDIFLSIPHNKITELEAWLYFLGSDAPEHICMITRKYPMFRQLYQDICQFRYKPEELVNMYSEALSILDRNTVQFMIEEQKKEIEKLKQEKATMEQEDKKQIKSLEQENAHLRKLLAEKNKEI; encoded by the coding sequence ATGACACAAAATTTATCATCGTTAAAATCTATTACCAAACATCTACCTAAAATCCTTGGCGAACCAAGATTGCGCAACGAAGTCATCATGGAAATCAAAAAGAATCCAACTGTCTATAGCAAATTTCTGACACTCTCTGAACAATTCCAGGAGGAAATGTTAGCTTTCTGCATGGGAAACCGTGGCGTTAAAATTTCCTATGACCCATTTTTCAAGAAAATTTTTGATCCTGAAACCTATCCTAGTCGTTTATCCAATTTACTCACTTGTATTATTGGTGAAAAAATCACGGTAAAAAGAGCATTACCCAGAGAACATGACCGATTATCCGAAGCAGGCTCTTTGCTGATTATGGATATTCTGGTGGAATTGTCCGATGGTACAATGACCAATGTAGAAATTCAGAAAAACGGCTATGCCTTTCCCGGCCAGCGTGGTGCTTGTTATTCTTCCGATTTATTACTGCGACAATATGACAAAGTAAAAGAACAACGGGGCACCGATTTTACATATCGCGATTTAAAACCTGTTTATTGTATCGTACTTTTAGAAAATAGTTCATGGGAATTTCACCAACATCCACAACACTATATTCATCGTTCTGAACAGTCTTTTGATACGGGTCTTCAGTTGGAGCATTTACAAAAATTCATTTATATTCCACTTGATATTTTTCTATCAATACCGCATAATAAAATTACAGAATTAGAGGCATGGTTGTATTTTCTGGGCTCAGATGCTCCTGAGCATATTTGTATGATTACCCGGAAATACCCTATGTTTCGACAACTTTATCAGGATATCTGTCAATTTCGCTATAAACCAGAGGAGTTGGTAAATATGTACTCAGAAGCCTTAAGCATTTTAGACCGTAACACTGTTCAATTTATGATTGAAGAACAGAAAAAAGAGATTGAAAAATTGAAGCAAGAAAAGGCTACTATGGAACAGGAAGACAAAAAACAGATTAAATCTCTAGAACAGGAAAACGCCCATTTGCGCAAATTGCTTGCCGAGAAAAACAAGGAAATCTAA
- the preA gene encoding NAD-dependent dihydropyrimidine dehydrogenase subunit PreA, with protein sequence MAYEEIRIKSEVGRCLLCHDAPCAKACPEAAGIDKIIRSLRFENYTGASRRLQNSNIDSECATKCMEACNRGKIDKSIDIPGILEDMKVYSTEIQEKKVDLSIDFCGVHCENPFFLSSSVVGSNYEMVAKAFDMGWAGVAFKTIGLFVPDEVSPRFSAMEKESTPFVGFKNIEQISDHTLEENLGFLKQLKKDYPTKVIIASIMGQNEEEWTILAQKMEEVGVDIIECNFSCPQMVGEGLGSDVGTNLELVSRYTKATRKGTKLPILAKMTPNITKMEEPAIAAVRAGADGIAAINTIKSIMNVNLNAFESEPTVVGKSAVGGYSGKAVKPIALRFIHDMKKCEELKNIPISGMGGIETWRDAAEFITMGCGTIQVTTSVMQYGYRVIEDMIEGFSNYMISEGITSVADMVGKALPHLVSADELERSTIEYPKFDRKKCISCGRCYLSCYDGGHQALRIDEKTGQPMMDAKKCVGCQLCKLVCPVGAITAGTRVEKKK encoded by the coding sequence ATGGCATATGAAGAAATCAGAATAAAAAGTGAGGTAGGGAGATGTCTGCTATGTCATGATGCGCCTTGTGCAAAAGCGTGTCCGGAAGCAGCAGGAATAGATAAGATTATACGTTCCCTGAGATTTGAAAATTATACAGGAGCGAGTCGGAGGTTACAAAATAGTAATATCGATTCAGAATGTGCTACCAAATGTATGGAAGCTTGCAACAGAGGAAAAATTGATAAGTCCATTGATATACCGGGGATTTTGGAGGATATGAAGGTATATTCTACTGAAATACAGGAAAAGAAAGTAGATTTGTCCATTGATTTTTGTGGTGTACATTGTGAGAATCCATTTTTTCTTTCCTCATCCGTAGTGGGAAGTAATTACGAAATGGTAGCAAAAGCATTCGATATGGGCTGGGCAGGAGTAGCGTTTAAAACAATTGGGCTTTTTGTGCCGGATGAAGTTTCGCCAAGATTTTCGGCAATGGAAAAAGAAAGTACTCCTTTCGTAGGATTCAAGAACATTGAGCAAATTTCTGACCATACACTGGAAGAAAATCTGGGATTTCTAAAGCAGTTAAAAAAGGATTATCCTACAAAGGTCATCATTGCTTCTATTATGGGGCAAAATGAAGAAGAGTGGACAATATTGGCACAGAAAATGGAAGAAGTTGGTGTGGATATTATTGAATGTAATTTTTCCTGTCCACAGATGGTAGGAGAAGGTTTAGGAAGTGATGTAGGAACGAATCTGGAACTGGTGAGCAGATATACCAAAGCGACAAGAAAGGGTACAAAGCTTCCGATTCTTGCTAAAATGACGCCGAATATTACCAAGATGGAGGAACCGGCAATAGCTGCGGTGCGTGCTGGTGCAGATGGTATTGCGGCAATCAATACGATTAAGAGTATCATGAATGTGAATCTTAATGCGTTTGAATCAGAACCTACTGTGGTAGGAAAATCTGCAGTCGGTGGTTATTCCGGAAAAGCAGTAAAGCCAATTGCACTTCGCTTTATTCATGATATGAAAAAATGCGAGGAACTAAAAAATATTCCTATCAGTGGTATGGGAGGAATTGAGACTTGGCGTGATGCAGCTGAATTTATCACAATGGGATGTGGAACTATTCAGGTGACTACCTCTGTTATGCAGTACGGGTATCGTGTGATAGAAGATATGATAGAAGGCTTTTCTAATTATATGATTTCAGAGGGAATTACATCAGTGGCAGATATGGTAGGAAAGGCATTGCCACATTTGGTTTCTGCAGACGAGTTGGAACGAAGTACCATTGAATATCCTAAGTTTGACCGAAAAAAATGTATCTCTTGTGGCAGATGTTATTTATCCTGTTACGATGGTGGACATCAGGCATTGCGTATAGATGAGAAAACGGGCCAGCCTATGATGGATGCAAAGAAGTGTGTTGGTTGTCAATTGTGTAAATTAGTTTGTCCGGTAGGAGCAATTACAGCAGGAACAAGAGTAGAAAAGAAAAAATAG
- a CDS encoding carbohydrate ABC transporter permease, giving the protein MKRKKRAAWLYLTPALILIALIIVFPILYTGYISLTNMNLFHWNNYSFVGLENYKRAFAKADSGFLAAIGVTLLWTLVNMVLQVVIAYFIALGLNVKGLKANRIYKTLLMFPWAMPAYVSILLWRVCMYNTEFGLLNQILEKLGLEKLNYLSQNVPAFISCTILNLWMALPFMIMMIDGALQSVDKSFYESARLDGAGFWKRNIYITIPCIKPILAPAVVMTTFTTFKQFDIVYLLTMQKGALSGASLQTIITYAHQNAFVSNNYGLSSAVSMLIFVLIIIFSLYTNRGLKEENK; this is encoded by the coding sequence ATGAAAAGAAAGAAGAGAGCAGCGTGGCTGTATTTGACACCGGCATTAATTTTAATAGCACTGATTATAGTGTTCCCTATTTTGTATACCGGATATATTTCACTGACAAATATGAATCTGTTCCATTGGAATAATTATAGCTTTGTTGGACTGGAAAATTATAAAAGAGCTTTTGCAAAGGCAGATTCCGGCTTTCTGGCGGCCATAGGAGTAACCCTCCTGTGGACGCTGGTCAATATGGTACTGCAGGTAGTCATTGCGTATTTTATTGCATTAGGACTGAATGTAAAAGGATTGAAAGCAAATCGTATCTATAAGACACTTTTGATGTTTCCATGGGCAATGCCGGCATATGTATCCATTTTGTTGTGGAGAGTGTGCATGTACAATACAGAATTCGGCTTGTTAAATCAGATATTAGAAAAACTGGGACTGGAAAAATTAAATTATCTCTCTCAAAATGTTCCGGCATTTATTTCATGTACCATCTTGAATTTGTGGATGGCATTGCCCTTTATGATTATGATGATAGACGGAGCGTTGCAAAGCGTGGATAAAAGTTTTTATGAAAGTGCACGATTGGATGGGGCGGGATTCTGGAAGCGTAACATCTACATTACAATTCCATGTATCAAGCCGATTTTGGCTCCGGCAGTGGTAATGACGACGTTTACTACTTTTAAGCAGTTTGATATTGTCTACTTGCTTACCATGCAAAAAGGTGCGTTATCCGGTGCATCACTACAAACTATTATTACATATGCACATCAAAATGCCTTTGTATCGAACAATTATGGATTGTCCTCCGCAGTATCGATGTTGATATTTGTTCTTATCATTATCTTTTCACTTTATACGAATCGGGGACTGAAGGAGGAGAACAAATGA
- a CDS encoding LacI family DNA-binding transcriptional regulator: protein MAITISDVAQEAGVSISTVSKVLNGWTTISPATKERVQAAIQKLNYTPNARAVNFARQNTMNIVFLTALTQNEAYKNPHMFDIMCGVQNALAETSYSMTLVDTSQENHPGETVTRVISQKCADAIVVHGSAISEETAELLIKEKYPHIVIGHPSFSNQLCWIDTNHTLAGEFAAEHMISCGYTDTSFIGGKRTDTISVQRQKGFLGLMHKYGYQVSEDHILYTDSSIAESFQAALSLLESSHRPRAIICENNMIALGVSKAIEKSGLRVPEDIAFLTFDVYPYSAIIDPKPTVIDINMYDMGRQAGMMILHKLAHPDLQIQSFTTLPLLIQGETTQIIRSSPVSSSSHQL from the coding sequence ATGGCGATTACCATTAGTGATGTAGCACAGGAAGCCGGTGTCTCTATCTCTACTGTTTCCAAGGTATTAAATGGTTGGACCACCATTTCTCCTGCTACAAAAGAAAGGGTACAGGCTGCAATTCAAAAACTGAACTATACCCCGAATGCCCGTGCCGTAAACTTCGCACGACAAAATACAATGAATATTGTTTTTCTCACTGCTTTGACGCAAAATGAAGCATATAAGAATCCCCACATGTTTGATATTATGTGTGGTGTCCAGAATGCACTGGCAGAAACCAGTTATTCCATGACGCTGGTAGACACTTCTCAAGAAAATCATCCGGGAGAAACTGTTACACGAGTGATTTCACAGAAATGTGCAGATGCTATCGTTGTGCATGGTTCTGCCATCAGTGAGGAAACTGCCGAATTGTTAATAAAAGAAAAATATCCGCATATCGTCATAGGTCATCCTAGTTTTTCCAATCAACTTTGCTGGATTGACACCAACCATACACTGGCAGGAGAATTTGCAGCAGAGCATATGATTTCCTGCGGTTACACCGATACTTCCTTTATTGGTGGAAAACGCACCGATACCATTTCGGTACAACGTCAAAAGGGCTTTCTTGGACTCATGCATAAGTACGGCTATCAAGTATCAGAAGACCATATTCTCTATACTGACTCCAGTATTGCAGAAAGTTTTCAGGCTGCTCTTTCTCTGCTGGAATCCAGCCACCGTCCCAGAGCCATTATCTGTGAAAATAACATGATAGCCCTGGGTGTTTCCAAGGCTATCGAAAAGTCCGGTCTTCGCGTGCCGGAAGATATTGCTTTTTTAACATTTGACGTATACCCTTATTCTGCCATTATTGACCCAAAACCAACCGTCATTGACATCAACATGTATGATATGGGTAGACAGGCAGGAATGATGATTCTGCATAAACTTGCCCATCCTGATTTGCAAATTCAAAGTTTTACTACGTTACCTTTGCTAATTCAAGGGGAGACTACACAAATCATTCGTTCCTCACCCGTTTCCAGTAGTTCACACCAGTTATAG
- a CDS encoding Zn-dependent hydrolase yields the protein MYTCSLERMTDKIKTFSTFGDAGHGGITRYSLSEAAIQARNEFRKRMEAIGAIIEIDDVANMYATLPGTDPDAKRIVMASHCDSVKNGGNYDGILGVMSAMEVLETVAANNIPHKHPLTAMIWTNEEGSLYPPAMMCSGIVCYDYLPEDIRSKFKYEDMMKSTSILDNKSTFGEALEKSGFKGDKKYRLSPEKYLYMFETHIEQGPILEDAGNDIGVVDCVLGMFNYRLKFYGQTTHAGTFPMPKRKDAFLAASQALCYLHEEIDKLGYPELVYTTGEVVCHPCVHTCVPDFFDFSFDARHEKPEVLEKVLEIVKSCADKTWAGCTCEVERAWNRDTVYWDKKLVGYVKEAAEELGVSHQYIHSGAGHDAQFAAYMLPTTMIFVQSKDGLSHCEPEYSSPEHCTEGATVMLNAVLKADAE from the coding sequence ATGTATACATGTAGTTTAGAAAGAATGACAGATAAGATTAAGACATTTTCGACATTTGGAGATGCAGGCCATGGTGGAATTACAAGATATTCCTTGTCTGAGGCAGCTATTCAGGCAAGAAACGAGTTTCGAAAGAGAATGGAAGCCATTGGAGCGATTATAGAAATTGATGATGTGGCCAATATGTACGCAACTCTTCCGGGAACAGATCCGGATGCGAAAAGAATTGTTATGGCATCTCATTGTGACTCTGTAAAAAATGGTGGAAATTATGATGGTATCTTAGGTGTTATGTCTGCCATGGAAGTATTAGAAACAGTAGCAGCAAATAATATACCTCATAAGCATCCGCTGACAGCTATGATTTGGACAAATGAAGAAGGTTCTTTGTATCCACCTGCTATGATGTGTTCCGGTATCGTATGTTATGATTATCTGCCGGAGGATATCAGAAGCAAGTTTAAATATGAGGACATGATGAAGTCCACGAGTATTCTGGATAATAAAAGTACTTTTGGGGAAGCATTGGAAAAGTCGGGATTCAAAGGCGATAAGAAATATAGACTCAGCCCGGAAAAGTATTTGTATATGTTTGAAACACATATTGAGCAGGGGCCAATTCTAGAGGATGCAGGAAATGATATTGGAGTGGTTGACTGTGTGCTTGGAATGTTTAATTACAGATTAAAATTTTATGGTCAGACAACCCACGCAGGAACATTCCCAATGCCAAAGAGAAAGGATGCATTTTTGGCAGCGTCTCAGGCATTATGCTACTTGCATGAGGAAATTGATAAGTTGGGATACCCGGAGCTTGTATATACTACCGGCGAAGTAGTTTGTCATCCATGTGTACATACCTGTGTACCTGATTTCTTTGATTTTTCCTTTGATGCAAGACATGAAAAACCGGAAGTACTGGAGAAGGTTTTGGAGATTGTAAAGAGTTGTGCGGACAAGACATGGGCAGGATGTACCTGTGAAGTGGAGAGAGCATGGAATCGAGATACCGTATATTGGGATAAAAAACTGGTAGGGTATGTAAAAGAAGCAGCAGAAGAATTAGGTGTTTCCCATCAGTACATTCATTCCGGGGCAGGTCATGATGCACAGTTTGCAGCCTATATGTTACCAACTACTATGATTTTTGTACAGTCAAAAGATGGTTTATCCCATTGTGAACCGGAATATTCTTCACCGGAACATTGTACCGAAGGTGCGACTGTGATGCTGAATGCAGTGCTGAAGGCAGATGCAGAATAA
- a CDS encoding cytidylate kinase-like family protein, protein MQNYVITIARGFGSGGKDIGTRLAKELGIPCYDRQILTMASDKSGIDESVFVETNEKLRGKYIANFLRKMPVTGVLDPHEKDFVSDINVFNIQAELIRSLAVTESCIIIGKCADDILRDYKNVISVYIEAPRSACVKSIQEKMHVSAERANQLIRSTDKYRAKYYSYYSGGKDWTNPTNYDLVLNSDRIGRENCVKLIKDYINIKFGEN, encoded by the coding sequence ATGCAGAATTATGTTATTACGATTGCCAGAGGATTTGGAAGTGGTGGAAAAGATATTGGTACGCGATTGGCAAAAGAACTGGGAATTCCGTGTTATGATAGGCAGATTCTTACTATGGCATCTGATAAAAGTGGAATAGATGAAAGCGTTTTTGTGGAGACGAATGAAAAATTGCGAGGAAAATATATTGCAAATTTTCTTCGAAAAATGCCGGTAACGGGAGTATTAGATCCGCATGAGAAAGATTTTGTATCGGATATCAATGTATTTAATATACAAGCAGAATTAATTCGGAGCCTTGCGGTAACAGAAAGCTGTATTATTATTGGAAAATGTGCAGATGATATTTTAAGAGATTACAAAAATGTAATTAGTGTATACATAGAGGCACCTCGGTCTGCCTGTGTAAAGTCTATTCAGGAAAAAATGCATGTTTCAGCAGAACGGGCAAATCAATTGATTCGTAGTACAGATAAATATCGGGCGAAGTATTATAGCTATTATTCCGGTGGAAAAGATTGGACAAATCCAACAAACTATGATTTGGTTTTAAATAGTGACAGAATTGGTAGAGAAAATTGTGTGAAGCTTATTAAAGATTATATTAATATTAAATTTGGTGAAAACTAA
- a CDS encoding extracellular solute-binding protein, whose amino-acid sequence MKRFLCCLLCGCMTMGLLAGCGNKENEGAKETGVTEGTDAQGEKENIVIWHDGDEGIMDTVAHCVNEELKDENIQVTFEKKSGLTDQLQLYGNDEANGPDMYFYAHDSLGMLVEMGILAPITDLITESDEADMLPMTIEAGTYKDTQYMLPVYFETLLFMYNKDLWEGEVPNTTDDLLAYMEQHTDVDAGTYAVVNQHSTAYNVAPFINGFGGYIINESAEPGLNLQETKDAITYNQKFAALQADGDYNTVTTLFNDGKAAAIIGGPWLVTGINAAGINLGIKSLSEFALPNGEKLAPYSGVQGVGVMKYAAENKKDAVTSVLKALASEQVGIDLAVNANCAPANQKSYEDAQVSSNEMITAMKTTAETAQPMPNIPQMSVMWGPAESLLAAVNKSGEDVNDAADQYQKEAESAITDMQ is encoded by the coding sequence ATGAAACGATTTTTATGTTGTTTATTATGTGGGTGCATGACCATGGGATTATTAGCTGGTTGTGGAAACAAAGAGAATGAAGGAGCGAAAGAAACAGGTGTAACAGAAGGAACCGATGCACAGGGAGAAAAAGAGAATATTGTCATCTGGCATGATGGAGACGAGGGAATTATGGATACCGTTGCTCATTGTGTGAATGAAGAATTGAAGGATGAAAATATTCAGGTGACTTTTGAGAAAAAGAGTGGTCTGACAGACCAGTTACAGTTATATGGAAATGATGAAGCAAACGGACCGGATATGTACTTTTATGCACATGATTCTCTGGGAATGTTGGTAGAAATGGGAATTCTGGCACCAATTACAGATTTGATTACGGAAAGTGATGAGGCAGATATGCTTCCTATGACAATAGAAGCCGGAACTTATAAGGATACCCAGTATATGTTGCCGGTATATTTTGAAACATTATTGTTTATGTACAATAAGGATTTGTGGGAAGGAGAAGTGCCAAATACCACAGATGACCTTTTGGCTTATATGGAGCAGCATACAGATGTGGATGCCGGAACTTATGCAGTGGTAAATCAGCATTCTACCGCGTATAATGTGGCACCATTTATCAATGGATTTGGTGGTTACATTATCAATGAATCAGCAGAACCCGGATTAAATCTTCAGGAAACAAAAGATGCTATTACCTATAATCAGAAGTTTGCAGCATTACAGGCAGATGGAGATTATAATACAGTAACTACATTATTTAATGATGGAAAGGCAGCAGCCATTATCGGTGGCCCATGGCTGGTAACAGGAATCAATGCAGCAGGCATTAATCTTGGAATTAAGTCTTTGTCTGAATTTGCTTTACCAAATGGAGAAAAATTAGCACCTTATTCCGGTGTACAGGGTGTAGGTGTTATGAAATATGCTGCTGAGAATAAAAAGGATGCTGTTACAAGTGTATTGAAAGCCTTAGCAAGTGAGCAAGTAGGAATTGATCTTGCAGTAAATGCGAATTGTGCTCCGGCAAATCAGAAGTCATATGAGGATGCACAGGTATCTTCTAATGAGATGATAACTGCCATGAAGACCACAGCAGAAACAGCACAGCCAATGCCAAATATTCCACAGATGAGTGTCATGTGGGGACCGGCAGAATCATTGCTTGCAGCAGTTAATAAATCAGGAGAAGATGTAAATGATGCAGCAGATCAGTATCAGAAGGAAGCAGAATCTGCTATTACAGATATGCAGTAA
- a CDS encoding glycoside hydrolase family 13 protein yields the protein MQLQAVLHVPLSNYAFAVDEKSLVIRLRTAKNDMQQCSLYYGDRVCEKDPIDVTEIKMKKIASDQLFDYYEAMIEDDYTRVCYYFELVEGKSHIFYSGYGFSQKMECSRTQYFQFPYIRREDIPQIPDWAKGMVMYHIFPDSFATEKNHISEKEVCLEKDGKIYKSYQGGTLKGILESVDYIAELGVNCVYLNPIFAAESYHKYDTIDYFRIDPCFGTLEEFKELVAELHKRNIRIILDGVFNHCGAGFFAFQDVLEYGENSPYKDWFYQMEFPVHYGKPLNYEAFAYVKEMPKLNTGNSEVMKYFQKVGTWWIKETDIDGWRLDVANEINHDFWREFRKAVRAVKPDAILIGEIWEDSENWLLGDQFDSTMNYTFSYICREFFAEHTISLKEFDEKINRMILRYPMPVSLAQMNFLDTHDVPRFLSYCKNGAVDLKQAVFFMMMCVGIPSVFYGDEQLIEGVTEPEYRKPMPWNHRDREMEIFFAKWIGIRRQLPALREGRYETALVEEETGIYGFWRYTKEQRLLVLMNTSEQEQQVNLLGIMSEINGVWSEDRVYTDAESGVQGEENIIIIPEKTGKVLII from the coding sequence ATGCAGTTACAGGCAGTTTTACATGTCCCATTGTCAAACTATGCTTTTGCAGTAGATGAAAAATCTCTGGTGATACGTCTTCGGACTGCGAAGAATGATATGCAGCAGTGTAGTTTGTACTATGGGGACCGGGTCTGCGAAAAAGACCCCATTGACGTGACAGAAATAAAAATGAAAAAAATCGCTTCAGATCAATTATTTGATTATTATGAAGCTATGATAGAAGATGACTACACAAGAGTGTGTTATTATTTTGAACTGGTAGAAGGAAAGAGCCACATTTTTTACAGTGGTTATGGATTCAGTCAGAAAATGGAATGTTCCAGAACTCAGTATTTTCAGTTCCCGTATATCCGTAGGGAGGATATACCGCAGATTCCTGATTGGGCAAAGGGAATGGTAATGTATCATATTTTTCCGGATAGCTTTGCTACGGAGAAGAATCACATATCAGAAAAGGAAGTTTGTCTGGAAAAGGACGGAAAAATTTATAAAAGCTATCAAGGGGGAACGTTGAAAGGTATTCTGGAATCTGTGGATTATATTGCAGAATTGGGTGTAAATTGTGTATATCTCAATCCGATATTTGCAGCGGAGTCCTATCACAAATACGATACCATTGATTATTTTCGGATAGACCCTTGTTTTGGAACGTTGGAGGAATTCAAAGAACTGGTGGCTGAGCTTCATAAAAGAAATATCCGTATTATTTTGGATGGTGTATTTAATCATTGTGGAGCTGGGTTCTTTGCATTTCAGGATGTTTTAGAATATGGCGAAAATTCTCCTTATAAAGACTGGTTTTATCAAATGGAATTCCCTGTTCATTATGGGAAACCGTTGAATTATGAGGCATTTGCTTATGTAAAAGAGATGCCGAAACTTAATACGGGAAATTCGGAAGTAATGAAGTATTTTCAAAAAGTTGGTACTTGGTGGATAAAAGAGACAGATATTGACGGCTGGCGATTAGATGTAGCCAATGAAATTAATCATGACTTTTGGAGGGAATTTCGAAAGGCAGTACGAGCAGTGAAACCGGATGCTATTTTAATCGGAGAAATCTGGGAAGATTCGGAAAACTGGCTGTTAGGAGATCAGTTTGATTCTACTATGAATTATACGTTTTCTTATATTTGTCGGGAATTCTTTGCAGAGCATACCATTTCTTTGAAAGAGTTTGATGAAAAAATTAATCGAATGATTTTGCGATACCCGATGCCGGTAAGTCTGGCACAGATGAATTTTCTTGATACCCATGATGTTCCAAGATTTTTGTCTTATTGCAAAAATGGGGCAGTGGACTTGAAACAAGCAGTGTTTTTTATGATGATGTGTGTGGGAATCCCTTCCGTATTCTATGGCGATGAGCAGTTGATAGAAGGTGTGACAGAACCGGAATATCGCAAGCCTATGCCTTGGAATCACCGGGATAGAGAGATGGAAATCTTTTTTGCAAAATGGATTGGGATTCGAAGACAGCTCCCGGCATTGCGAGAGGGCAGATATGAAACGGCATTAGTAGAGGAAGAAACAGGAATCTATGGATTTTGGCGATATACAAAGGAGCAGAGGCTGTTAGTTCTGATGAATACCTCAGAACAAGAGCAGCAGGTGAATCTGTTGGGGATTATGAGTGAGATAAACGGTGTATGGAGTGAAGATAGAGTATATACAGATGCAGAATCCGGAGTGCAAGGGGAAGAAAATATAATAATCATACCGGAAAAAACAGGGAAAGTGCTGATTATTTAG